A genomic segment from Aegilops tauschii subsp. strangulata cultivar AL8/78 chromosome 1, Aet v6.0, whole genome shotgun sequence encodes:
- the LOC123494759 gene encoding uncharacterized protein translates to MLARHHDVLNVTCKLMKDSQHSGHAGAVRLRAAVRRSAWSSLTIMRWSCTTKRRSCRWPLPPNPLGCAFRYLRRNENLFIGENWRRFVAMAGSGAEDYLLIA, encoded by the exons ATGCTGGCAAGGCACCACGACGTGCTCAATGTCACGTGCAAGCTAATGAAGGACAGTCAGCACTCCGGCCACGCCGGCGCTGTTCGCCTCAGGGCCGCGGTGCGGCGGAGCGCATGGAGCTCGCTGACGATAATGCGCTGGAGCTGTACAACGAAAAGGCGTTCGTGCAGGTGGCCGCTACCACCTAACCCGCTGGGCTGCGCGTTCAGGTACCTGCGCAGGAATGAGAACCTGTTCATCGGTGAGAATTGGCGGCGGTTCGTCGCCATGGCCGGCAGCGGCGCTGAG GATTACCTGCTAATTGCGTGA